GCAGCGGCACGGATTGCTCGCGGCCACCAGCATGAAATCGGCCGGGAACCGGAAGGTCCCGAAAACGCGGGAGACCGTTATCTCGTAATCCTCGAGGGGCTGGCGCAGCGCCTGGATGACGTTGTTCTTGAACTCGACGAACTCGTCCATGAACAGGACGCCGTTGTGGGCGAAGGATACCTCGCCGACGGAGGGAATGGTCCCGCCGCCGGTGAGGGCCACGTCAGAGGAGGTGTGATGGGGGGAGCGGAAGGGGGGCGTTGACACCAGGCCCCCGCCGTTGAGCTCGCCCCCGACGCTGTGGATCATGGTCGTCTCAATGGCCTGCTCCTTTTTAAGGGGAGGCAGCACCGAGGGAATTCTCTTTGCCAGCATGGTCTTGCCGGAGCCCGGAGACCCGTACAGGATGATGTTGTGATGGCCCGCCGCCGCGATCTCGATGGCGCGCTTCGCGGTCTCCTGGCCGCGGACGTCGGAGAAATCGGGACCGGGACGCTCGTCGTCCCTCAGCCGCGGTTCGGAAAAGGCTCCCCCCCGGCCCTGGAGGACCGCGAGGGCGTCGCCGATGGTCTTGACAGGGTAGACCTTGATCTCCCCGATGGCGGCTGCCTCGTGGCGGTTGTCGTAGGGAACGATGACGGCG
The sequence above is drawn from the Spirochaetota bacterium genome and encodes:
- a CDS encoding YifB family Mg chelatase-like AAA ATPase; the protein is MLSKSISFGIHGIDARIIEVEVDIIRGLPNFIIVGLPDSTIRESRERIRSAIENSGYEFPPKNFVVNLAPAGFKKQGATYDLPIAVSILHATGQTDVDPAAIPMVGELSLDGRVKPIRGVISMTIAIYRGGHRAVIVPYDNRHEAAAIGEIKVYPVKTIGDALAVLQGRGGAFSEPRLRDDERPGPDFSDVRGQETAKRAIEIAAAGHHNIILYGSPGSGKTMLAKRIPSVLPPLKKEQAIETTMIHSVGGELNGGGLVSTPPFRSPHHTSSDVALTGGGTIPSVGEVSFAHNGVLFMDEFVEFKNNVIQALRQPLEDYEITVSRVFGTFRFPADFMLVAASNPCRC